A region from the Arachis ipaensis cultivar K30076 chromosome B01, Araip1.1, whole genome shotgun sequence genome encodes:
- the LOC110265565 gene encoding uncharacterized protein LOC110265565, whose translation MSDRVLLKIYYFGQILLQTSEGVKFICENSLDIVIPFIISFEELKGVICEKIDSERARKISCILYRYPIPVFGGFVQYQTKYVTDEASMQEMFSMYIENRSQISFIELYVEFEQSEVDRNIVREDYNSDSEEEFESNYEFVAPNGEEDQDDGTMAPDVTEVANALANEVPFEEPSFMRVLDLEAMHVPEFPEYMTAEIPIVEDGEFRVGMEFSSREAVIKAVKDYSIRRSVDYRLFESEPLTFYAKCTQYGKGCDWLIRDHLKLDSITIAEAIKPLVEADPSLKVKSVIAEVQSKYNYTVSYRKAWLAKQKAVEKIFGGWEASYEALPIWFEAMCHKEPSAVVHFETMPAYQGDELVGDIRVMHRVFWSYYPCIRAFRHCKPIVQVDGTHLYGKYKGCLLVAVSQDGNNNIVPIAFAIVEGETSDAWHFFLSNLRQHVVTRDGVGLISDRHESINAAVERSNGAWSPPRAFHMFCIRHIESNFLRKFKAPYLQKLVVNIGYSRTVREYEVRYQRLRERGEAYTNWLNRIPREQYALAFDGGYRWGHMTTNLVECINSVLKGARNLPITALVKATFYRLNELFTRKRAEAEARINAGHVFSEVVTLKLHANQLTSGNIQVSCFDRQNEVFEVREMPSGLEFAVDLHGLRCDCGEFQVDRIPCSHVFACCANQRLDWQLYVHDVYKMDQVRRVYRARFRPLGNPATWPAYNGPRFIPNPYLRRVTKGRPRMTRFLNEMDTRMLRRPRRCTLCGAEGHSRSRCRQTAGPYTNRGAP comes from the exons ATGAGTGATAGAGTATtacttaaaatatattattttggtcagattttgttacaaacgAGTGAAGGAgttaaatttatttgtgaaaattcgcTAGATATTGTCATTCCTTTTATTATCTCATTTGAAGAGCTGAAAGGTGTAATATGTGAAAAGATTGATTCTGAGAGGGCAAGAAAGATATCGTGTATACTATACAGATATCCCATTCCGGTGTTTGGCGGATTCGTCCAGTATCAAACTAAATATGTGACGGACGAAGCGAGCATGCaggagatgttttcaatgtatattgaaaacCGGTCTCAGATCTCGTTcatcgagttgtatgttgagtttgaacaatcTGAGGTTGACCGAAATATTGTACGGGAAGATTATAACagtgacagtgaagaagagttcgaaagcaaTTATGAATTTGTTGCTCCAAATGGAGAGGAAGATCAAGATGATGGAACCATGGCCCCAGATGTGACAGAAGTGGCAAATGCACTCGCGAATGAAGTTCCGTTTGAGGAGCCCTCCTTCATGCGAGTTTTAGacttggaagccatgcatgttccAGAATTTCCAGAATATATGACTGCAG AAATTCCTATTGTGGAAGACGGTGAATTTCGCGTAGGGATGGAGTTCAGTTCAAGAGAAGCTGTTATTAAGGCGGTAAAGGACTATAGCATACGACGAAGCGTAGACTACAGGTTGTTTGAGTCTGAGCCGTTGACATTTTATGCCAAGTGTACACAGTATGGAAAAGGATGTGATTGGCTTATTAGG GATCATTTGAAGCTAGATTCTAtcacaattgcagaagcaataaagccacTGGTTGAGGCTGACCCATCGTTAAAGGTAAAATCGGTTATAGCAGAAGTCCAATCGAAGTACAACTACACCGTCAGTTACcggaaagcatggttggctaagcaaaagGCAGTTGAAAAAATATTTGGTGGTTGGGAGGCATCTTATGAAGCGTTGCcaatatggtttgaggccatgtgtcacaaGGAGCCATCAGCTGTTGTCcattttgagactatgcctgCATACCAAGGCGATGAGTTAGTGGGGGATATTCGGGTCATGCATCGTGTATTTTGGAGTTATTACCCTTGTATTAGGGCATTCAGACATTGTAAGCCAATTGTCCAAGTAGATGGGACTCACTTGTACGGAAAGTATAAGGGTTGTTTGCTTGTGGCAGTTTCACAAGATGGCAACAACAATATCGTCCCAATTGCGTTTGCTATTGTGGAGGGAGAGACCTCTGATGCATGGCATTTTTTCCTTAGTAACCTGCGTCAACATGTTGTAACTCGTGATGGTGTGGGTCTAATATCCGACAGGCACGAATCCATAAATGCAGCTGTGGAACGCAGTAACGGAGCGTGGTCACCTCCAAGAGCTTTTCATATGTTTTGCATCCGGCATATAGAGTCAAACTTTTTGAGAAAGTTCAAGGCACCGTACCTCCAAAAATTGGTCGTCAACATCG GATATTCTAGGACGGTGCGGGAGTATGAGGTGCGTTACCAGAGGTTAAGGGAACGTGGCGAGGCATACACAAACTGGTTAAACCGCATTCCTCGCGAGCAGTACGCATTGGCCTTTGATGGTGGGTACAGATGGGGTCACATGACAACCAATCTTGTGGAGTGCATAAATTCGGTGttgaagggtgcacgcaatctCCCCATTACTGCTCTTGTCAAGGCAACATTCTACAGGTTAAATGAGTTATTCACCCGAAAAAGAGCGGAGGCGGAAGCAAGGATCAATGCGGGCCATGTATTTTCTGAGGTCGTGACCTTGAAGTTGCATGCAAACCAACTTACATCAGGAAATATTCAGGTTAGTTGCTTTGACCGCCAGAATGAGGTCTTTGAGGTTCGTGAGATGCCAAGCGGACTGGAGTTCGCAGTCGATCTACATGGCCTACGATGTGACTGCGGTGAGTTCCAGGTGGACAGGATCCCCTGCAGCCATGTATTCGCATGTTGTGCCAATCAGCGACTGGATTGGCAACTGTACGTGCATGATGTCTATAAGATGGACCAAGTGCGGCGGGTGTACCGAGCAAGGTTTAGGCCACTAGGTAATCCGGCTACATGGCCTGCTTACAACGGACCTCGGTTCATACCGAATCCGTACCTGAGACGGGTAACAAAAGGTCGCCCAAGGATGACGCGCTTTttgaatgagatggacacgcGGATGTTACGTCGTCCTAGGCGATGTACTCTATGCGGGGCTGAAGGACATAGTCGTAGCAGATGCCGTCAGACAGCTGGTCCATACACCAACAGAGGTGCCCCATAG
- the LOC110265567 gene encoding serine/threonine-protein phosphatase 7 long form homolog produces the protein MSKKYKIKDVNRSELHIIHYLSDLDYSSRMLTCNHPLPPDRYNDRVEDHLRITGFYHASQIGIVQCQKALVNALIERWHPDTHTFHLPIGECAVTLEDVALILGLPTDGLPVTGMTMSSFEALEAECLLEFGVAPRREDCRSSCIKLTWLRNVKENIELTDEINIQRYVRCHIMLLLGTILLGDKSGAGVHWKFLPLLRDFVNIGQYSWGSACLAHLYRALCRASRYNCKEIDGPLTLLLGWAWIRLPYLSPVPREPRSFPLANR, from the exons ATGTccaaaaaatacaaaatcaaaGATGTTAATCGATCTGAGCTGCATATTATTCATTATCTCAGTGATCTTGATTAT agttcaagaaTGTTGACATGTAACCATCCGCTTCCTCCGGATCGGTACAACGATAGGGTGGAGGATCATTTGCGAATTACCGGGTTCTATCATGCGTCTCAGATTGGGATAGTGCAGTGTCAGAAAGCGTTGGTAAATGCTCTAATCGAACGTTGGCACCCAGACACACATACATTCCACCTTCCCATTGGTGAATGCGCTGTGACACTTGAAGATGTAGCTTTAATTCTTGGTCTTCCCACAGATGGTCTTCCAGTAACAGGTATGACTATGAGTAGTTTTGAAGCCTTGGAGGCTGAGTGTTTGCTTGAGTTTGGCGTTGCACCGCGAAGGGAGGACTGTAGATCTAGCTGCATAAAACTCACGTGGCTGAGGAATGTAAAAGAGAATATAGAACTAACTGATGAAATAAATATACAGAGGTATGTTAGGTGCCACATTATGTTGCTGCTTGGAACCATCCTGCTTGGGGATAAGTCAGGAGCAGGTGTTCATTGGAAATTTCTACCCTTGTTACGTGACTTTGTCAATATTGGACAGTATAGTTGGGGCTCGGCATGCCTTGCACACCTTTATAGGGCATTATGCAGGGCATCTCGCTATAACTGTAAGGAAATAGATGGTCCACTAACACTTCTGCTCGGATGGGCTTGGATCCGACTGCCATATCTATCGCCGGTTCCTAGAGAACCCCGCAGTTTTCCCCTAGCAAACAGGTAA